The segment ACATCAATCCACCTTTTGTAGCCTAACCggtcatttattttgttcttcctGCAAACTCAATTTTGCGAAGAGAACGTGATGTGATTCCTGGGCTCTGCACGATGGGAAGGGAGAATGGAGGAGTATCGCTGTCCTGTGTTGCGTGGAATGGTCGGAACCCGGCTGTCCATAGGAAGCTGGCTGTCTGCAGTGGGAGGAGATCCCATCATAGGTTCAGTACCCTCTGCCTTCGTGGAGGAGTTGGCGGCCTCTTTCTCTGTGGCTGGTTTCCTGGATCTCCTTTCCCTGTGTCCTTGTTTCCCATCCTTTACTTTGTTTGGGTCTCCGCTGTTATGTACAGTGTGAGAGACACATGTCAATAAATGATgaaaagttaataataataaagattgATTTTACAGCTGTGAGCAGTGAGTCATACTTGGAGCTGATGAtttcaaactttttctctctgtaGAAAGAGCTTGTGTTCATCATGTACAGCAGTATCATGTCACATGCAAAGGCCCCCTAAAAGAAAGAATGTAACATCAACTGGATGTTTGAATAGTGCAGAGCGCTGCAATTTTGTTACTGGCAATCATCCGTCACCCTGTAGTGGCATCAATATGTGATGTTTCTTTATTCATCTCAGTAACAACATCcctaatattttaataaatcacTCACAGCGCCCAGCAAGGCAAGGCCTGACCCGATGGCAATTATAGTAGGGACAATATTGAATTTTCCAGCCTGAAAAGCAATAAGAAACATTAAGTATAAGTCAATTACTGGAGTATTGTACTTCATTCAGGAAAAAACTGCTCAAACACATCACTGCTGTACCTGTCCGTTGATCATTATATCAAAACGAATCCCATATACTTTGTACAAAGTGCGAAATTTTACACCATTTTGATCCTTGTAATACCTCGTGTATCTGTAGGAGCAAATTCAACAGATTTAAGGTGGAAtagaatgaaataaatcaggTTAGACAAAGAGAGCAGGGTGGAGGCAGTGGACTGCAGAGGGGGTGTACCTGAAGTTGTATCCTGATGTGATCGAGTTGTTCAAATTCATGTCCAGACGAGTAAAGCTATACTCTGGATTACAATACGACGAGTCTTGGTCCAGATTACAGTTCCACTCGATGAGAATTCCTACAGACCCTCCCTGATGGGTAAAGACGTTCTGTTAATATTAGTGCAGCAGTTACACtgccacatactgtatttgttataATGACACATATTTGTGTACTTTAAATTCTACAAGCTAAATCATGTTTATGAAGGCTTTGAACATCCACACAATCCAGTATGGATGTTCAAGTTGTGTCTAGCTTCATTGAGAAATATGTGTTGTAACTATAGTGTATGACCCAACAAGTAGCCTACTTCACAGCACACAGTTCCATCCATCAGTAACGTtatgttcttgttttgtgtCCTCCATTGTTAAATTTGGATTAACTTAAGTATGGTGAAGGTAATCTGCATAGTTTGAATGATATTTATCTTAATCttagtttattttaatataaaatacttACTTGGCATTTCAAATAACAGTGATATTTCCCATCAAAGGATGACTTAATTCTACACACCAGGTGGCGTCATTTCCATTTAGCAAATCAGCAAAGTGAAGATTGTTGATGTTCTTATCTCTGAATTTCTTAAAGAGTTGAAAAAAGGTTGAAAAAAGTCTTTAAAGACTCAGACTGTTGACATTTAAGTTCACGTTAGCTGGCGAATCAGCTGTGAGTCTGAGTTGGATGCAAAGCGCAAAAcgcagctgcagcagagaaatCTGAAGGAACAACAGTAAACTAGACGAAGAATCTGAGTAAGTAACTTATAGCAGCTATAAGTAGCTTATAGCTGCTGGTAGCCAGTCAGACCTGGCAGCAATGGAAAAAGAGGGTTAAACCAGCTCAAGGCCTCTGAAGATGGATGGTAACCCAGCTGGAGACTCACTGGAGTCTACCTTGGGAACAAAGGCCCTGGTTGAAGAAGGATGGGTGACCACCTTCCATCGCTTGGAATTTAGAGTTTCATATTGCAGCAATGGTGGGAAGGCTTCAGCATGACCCCTTCCATACTTGACCCAGACCAGCAAAGAGATGTGCATGCTTGGAACTTGGGTTTCCACCAAAAGATGAGTCATCACCCAGAGCCAGGGTAGCATGGGGATGGGACGGTGACAATAACATTTGccatagaaaataaaatgaggcATTGAAGGCCAAACCTGCATTTCCACCAAAACaagtattttaaacaaaaatggaTCCACCGAGATTGAAAAAACCTTTGTTCCAGAGCCAAACTTCAATCCAGAAGCGCCATGTCGATAGCTGTCATAGCGATAGCTGTCATGGCGATAGCtgtcacacattaaaatatgtgACAGCTAAGAGTAAAAACACTGGTGAAACAttcaatattcaaaatattaaattttgtcAGCTAGTTTTAATTCTCAATGTTATTTTTGACATCAGCATGTACTGTTTACTTACTATTGGATCAAAAGACAGCCTTCTCCTGTTAGAAATCTGATCTTACCATAAAGTCAATCAAATGGCTTTGAGCTCATGGCATGTTTCTTTTGGTGGATGCGAAAGGGAAGAGGACAGGAGTATCAAATGTTTCCTGCAGAAGCTAAACTGGGGACATTACAGAAGAAGCCAGTTTATCCTCTTCCAGTCCCACACAGATTCCCATTCCCATAATATCAAGCAATCAGCCATCAGCCATTGCTTGTGTTGTCAATATCCTCAACACAACTGCCGTGCATAACTTCACAGAACAGGTGTGTGATTACATCAAGCTTTGCTTTTTGAGTTTGACTATTTGTGGAAGCAGAATCACAAACCGGAACAAATGGATTTCATTTGAATCATAACACCAATGATTTCAGTTGCTTACAGTCATCAGCAAATGACTGTAAGCAACTGAAATCACCCACTTTGTACCTTAACAGCCATTTCCTGGAAGTCGTTCCCAGTCCACCTGACAAGATCCCCGAGGCGAAAAATTGGGCAGTACAGATCACTCTCTTTGTCATAGGAGCATCTTTTCAGGTAGTTGTCGTCAGATGTGTCAAGGACGTTGGACCTGCAGCAGACACACAAGTCTTACTTTCAGTATCATCAACATGCATCATTGAGTATATCATGCAAAGTGTCACTAATCCTGTAAATAACAGGATTATAATCCCCCAGATAGACCGAAACAGGTTGCAGACAACTGGCTCTGCCAACTAAGAGTCACACATATCTGTCAACTTCTGACATTGTGGCTTTGACCTTTTGAGCTTTATTTTGGACGCAATTTTTTCTTGCTTATTCCATCCTTTATTTGTTATCATAGTGAATACTGACCACAAATTCAGACTGAGGCTACGATGTGGCAAATATTCTGAACTTCTAAACATGTAACAGTGACTCAATCTGAGTAAAAGGCTTTCAATTGTGTCCCCACGTCACCAACAACAGTCAAGTTTTAGTTGTACAGTGTTAAATCACAAGAAAAGTTATACCTCTACCTCTATTCAAGAACAACAGGTCCAAGCAACACTTTATTCCACAGATACCCAACAATCCTCCATGAGCTGGCACTTGGCAACAGTGTGTATATCAGTCAACCAACAGTAATACATCCTCTGGCTCAAAGGAAAGTGTAACTCCATGTGTCACTCTGTAGGAGCACAAAGTTGCCAGACATTTGGTGTAATATCCATCGAGAGAGAATTGTATTATGAGCCAGTCTTCATTAAGTGTATGAAAATCAAGAAGTGTATGGGGTCATGGGAGAGATGGCTGTGTAATGAGAATAAGATCCTGATGGATTAATTAGCCATGGTTATCGGCATCACTTTCCTGCTGGTCTTGGACAGACAACAGCAGAGAAGGCAGCAGGACGGCTCTGTGGGCTAGCCCCATCTGATCTGACACCTGTCCGGGGCACGGCCTGCTGTCAAGGACATCTCAGATGACAGACTCGCTGTCTCACTGCGCGCAATGCACAGACTGGTATAAATAGAAAGCTCTCTGCACCCTAAAGTTATTTCAAGCAGCCACTGGAACACATATATCCCTTTGCTCACTCTGTGATCTGTGTCATGATGGCTTTAAAGCGTAAGCACTTCAGAAATCAACTCCACTTAACGGCCACTCACTTGGAGAATTCAAACTTTGGAAACCTGATGAAATTCTTGATGTAGATGGTGAAGTTTTCGGCTTCACTCAGCAAGGGCTGTCTGGGGAACAGAGGAGACGGGTGGATGTGTGagggtaaaataaaacaagcagGGGCAAACGGGGTGTATTGGTAATAAATAGAGCCTGTGAAATATCTGAGTCAGAGTGAGGGATCAGGGTAAGTGTTTGAGGAGCAGCACAGATTGGAGAGTCTCCAATGGTTTTTGTGGAGAGGAAAGGATCTCACGTGGGTCTCTGGTTGTATTCAACAGGACACCAGGCATGAATCTCACAGGTCCCAGTGCTGTTTAAACACACACCAGTCTTGATTCCTAACGGAGGGAGCAAAGGGTCGTCAGAGcatgaattaaattatttatggaCTTTCATTTAAGAAAAATTTACACGAGTGCAACGAATGACCCTCACCATGACCAGCTATTACACTCTCCCCCTCCACACAATCATCATCACTTTGACATCGTCCATTTGGCACCTTGAAACTCTGCAAGATCAAACGAAAACATCTGGATATGAAAATGTATTCTTATGTGATTGTTGTAGTTTAACACCAGGAATTTAAGCTACAGGATGAGAAAAGTATTTGTCATCTTGCACTCACCTCAGCACATAAACCCAGCCTCTGATTGGGAGTTTCAATGTAATTTGTTACGATGAAGAACACCTGCTCaccctacaaaataaaattagatcCAGACAGACAAAATCGATTAGCTAAATGTTAAACAAATTACACTTTCAAGACGTTCAATGGCGTTAAATCTCTTGAGATAGAGGCGTAGGCTAATGATAAATTCCTTCTGACAGGAATGTAATTGGCAATAATTGGGGAGCGTTCAGGCATCAGCACTCTGCTCCGAaatcaacaaacagacagacaaatgagATTTAATGCTAGCTGTTACACTTGTCTTCATATAATCCATTCGTAGAGGTACAAAAATAATATCTCATCTTTCTTATTATTTCTATAATTAGAAATACACAAATTTATGGTCCTAGGACTAATCTTTGGGGTAGGCAACGAGTGACGTAGCAAAGAGAGGAGTTCAAATCTTTGCAAAAGACTTATAGGTCAATTCAAAACCGGAACAACACAGATTTTTTGACTCCAGGATCGAAACGTTCATGTATTAAAATCCACTGTATTAAAATACTTCTGAAAAATCTAAGGAATTTCCATCAGAATTTTCCTTTCCATCCCAAACTTCATGGGTTTTATTAATCGGATAGGAGACCACCGCAGAGGAGGAACTTTTTCCAGCCCTTTTTGCATGATGAATTCACATTGGGCAGTCAGGTACAGTATGCAGGTAGACTTACATTTGGAGGTATGACATAATCCTCAGCATTCCAGATGTGAAGCCCACTCTCTGAGCTGTTGGTCAGTGTCACACCTTTGAGCTTGGTGATGACCGATGTCTGGATggcctcttctctctcctgGTATCCTTTCTTTGCCACAAACACCCACCTGAAACATCCATTCAGCTGTCAGACTTCATCAAAGCCTCACTATGAATAAGTTGAACACATCACAGCATCATTAGTTTGTGCCTTTTATATCAACGTGGGTGCGATGCTCCACTATGGAATCTGTGAGCCCTTGTTGAGCAGAGTCTTTGTGAGGGTGTGCTGAGGGTTGACAGCTTTCACATTATAACTGTCATTAAACGTGTTCACTTCCACGTGTCAGATGAAAGGAATCACGGTGATATGTAAATATATCCTTGACCACATCATAACGCAGCTCCGCAGGGACAATACCGAACTATCTGAGAGTTATTTTGCACACCTTTATGCTCCTGGGAATGAAAGAACTATGTAGCGATGAAAAGCACAAATGCTACTATGGAGTCTCCAAGTCTcaaatttgaaatattaaaatcagCATATATCCTATATTAGGATATAGGATATATACAGGATACAATAGATATAGAAACAGAATATCATGcgttattataaaatataaatatttattcccTGCCACTGCCTGTTGCAGTtaggaaattaaatatttgatgattaaatatttaatatttaattaaatatttaatttcctaACTGCAACAGGCAGTGGAAATAGGTTAAATACAGAACAAATATACATAGAAACACGATATTACACATAttcataaaatacaaatatttattcactgCCACTGCCTGTTGAAGTCAGGAAATTGTATATTTGTTAACTCATCAGATTTAACATACATTAACATACATAAAGAGTTATGGGTGTCAGAactgtgtgtaaaaatataCACACGGTTTAACCTTACATTTAAGAAACTGATGCAAATGTATGATGTTAACATCTACAAAAAAGCCTTGCTAAAGTCTTTCTTGGACTCTTTTGGACACCAAGTCTTGGGCAACGGAGGCTGGCCGGCTCGAGATCCATGTCAGGCAATAAATGTCGGGGTGTGAACTGACACACCCCgacagttcacctcctgagtactgctgaggtgcccctgagAAAGGAACCGTCCCCTTCACCAGTTGCTCATCGggggtgcaccatgaaggagctgcccgctgcTATGAGGGGCTGTCAGGGGCATGAtatttcagttgtgtgtgtgtgacagtattTTAGTTGTGTACgttaatgtgttttgtttcatatgtgtgtgtgaatggtacATTCTGAATTATGTCCCTACCACCCCTCATAATtttatctttaatctttaaagtCAACAGGAAGTCATCTTCTTAGcctgaagggttttttttgggcTTTTTAACAAACTCCTTCAACAGGTTTGACCCGAACAACTTGAGATCTGGTCAGAATGATCTGAATAccttaaaaattaaatacaatataaTGAAAAGTtttctcatgtttgtttgtttgtttgtttgtttgtttgtttgaccaGGAAATAGGACGCTGTTCTGACTCCACTTCTCAAGGTCAACTTCGGCCTGAAGATGCCAATCATAACGCGGTATTACAGTTATAGCGCCACCTATTGGCGACAGGAGGCAGTGTCTTAATCTATCTTAATcaattttttccacaaaaactGATTAAGATAgaggaaatacattttatggACGGTATGATTCCATACTGTTACAGCTTGAGTTTGAAAATGATTGTATTAGAACCTTTTTTTCTGTAGTTATAGCTCTAAACTTAAACTTGGCAGAATAAACTTAAACTTATCTGCCCAATTAAGATTTATGAAGCGATTTCCAATATTCTGACCATGTGGTTTCATGTTATTCATAAATATCTCTTCTTacgcattttttttttgaat is part of the Antennarius striatus isolate MH-2024 chromosome 13, ASM4005453v1, whole genome shotgun sequence genome and harbors:
- the p2rx5 gene encoding P2X purinoceptor 5, which encodes MAGWGGFFFSLLNYKTEKYVIAENRKIGILFRLYQLAVLGYIIGWVFVAKKGYQEREEAIQTSVITKLKGVTLTNSSESGLHIWNAEDYVIPPNGEQVFFIVTNYIETPNQRLGLCAESFKVPNGRCQSDDDCVEGESVIAGHGIKTGVCLNSTGTCEIHAWCPVEYNQRPTQPLLSEAENFTIYIKNFIRFPKFEFSKSNVLDTSDDNYLKRCSYDKESDLYCPIFRLGDLVRWTGNDFQEMAVKGGSVGILIEWNCNLDQDSSYCNPEYSFTRLDMNLNNSITSGYNFRYTRYYKDQNGVKFRTLYKVYGIRFDIMINGQAGKFNIVPTIIAIGSGLALLGAGAFACDMILLYMMNTSSFYREKKFEIISSNGDPNKVKDGKQGHRERRSRKPATEKEAANSSTKAEGTEPMMGSPPTADSQLPMDSRVPTIPRNTGQRYSSILPSHRAEPRNHITFSSQN